The Buttiauxella selenatireducens genome has a window encoding:
- the smrB gene encoding endonuclease SmrB, with protein sequence MKKKTPLSVDDQNLFRDLMSGTKKLTQDTIVHRPMRKKVQEVPVKRLLQEQADASHYFSDEFQPRLATEGPTRYVREDVSHFELKKIRRGDYSPELFLDLHGLTQLQAKQELGALIAACRREHVFCASVMHGHGKHILKQQTPLWLAQHPHVMAFHQAPKEYGGDSALLVLIEIEEWLPPELP encoded by the coding sequence ATGAAAAAGAAAACTCCGCTCAGCGTTGATGATCAGAACCTTTTCCGTGATTTGATGAGCGGCACGAAAAAATTGACTCAGGACACCATTGTTCATCGCCCGATGCGCAAGAAAGTCCAGGAAGTCCCGGTGAAACGGCTGTTACAAGAGCAAGCCGATGCCAGCCATTATTTTTCCGATGAATTCCAGCCACGGTTGGCAACGGAAGGTCCGACGCGATATGTGCGCGAGGACGTCAGCCATTTTGAGCTTAAAAAAATTCGTCGAGGTGATTATTCGCCAGAACTTTTCCTCGATTTGCATGGCCTGACGCAGCTGCAAGCGAAACAGGAATTAGGGGCGTTGATCGCAGCCTGTCGTCGTGAACATGTATTTTGTGCAAGCGTCATGCATGGGCATGGAAAACATATTTTGAAGCAGCAAACGCCGCTGTGGTTGGCGCAACATCCACATGTCATGGCATTTCACCAGGCGCCGAAAGAGTACGGCGGTGATTCTGCATTGTTGGTGTTGATTGAAATAGAAGAGTGGCTGCCGCCGGAGTTACCTTAG
- the fadJ gene encoding fatty acid oxidation complex subunit alpha FadJ yields the protein MEQTSAFNLHIRLDNIAVVTIDVPGEKMNTLKASFGPEVHNIIKQIRDNSVLQGVIFISGKPDNFIAGADINMIANCQTALEAQTLAHQGQQIMAEIAALPIPVVAAIHGACLGGGLELALACHARVCTDDEKTKLGLPEVQLGLLPGSGGTQRLPRLIGVSNALDMILTGKQLRPRQALKLGLVDEVVPHSILLAAAIELVAKGRQPSRILPVRERILAGPLGRSLLFSIVSKKTEQKTRGNYPATQRIIDVMKVGLGQGSFSGYESEAKAFGELAMTPQSAALRGLFFASTELKKEHGADAQPRPINAVGVLGGGLMGGGIAFVTATKGKLPVRIKDINNDGINHALKYSWDLLDKKVRRRHMKAGERQREMARISGGTDYRGFHHRDIVVEAVFEDLALKQKMVAEIEQHAAPHTIFASNTSSLPIADIAANAVRPEQVIGLHYFSPVDKMPLVEVIPHAGTSAETISTTVALAKKQGKTPIVVGDSAGFYVNRILAPYVNEAMRCLVEGEPVDKIDNALVAFGFPVGPIQLLDEVGIDVGTKISPILQRAYGDRFAAPQSIAAILNDDRKGRKNGRGFYLYPGKGSRSKKQVDPAIYSLLGVSPKGQLTEKEIAQRCVMMMLNEAARCLDEGVVRSARDGDIGGVFGIGFPPFLGGPFRYMDSQGAGEVVAQLQRLASRYGERFAPCDRLLQMVEEQRNFWGN from the coding sequence ATGGAACAGACTTCTGCTTTCAATTTACATATCCGCCTCGACAATATCGCGGTGGTGACTATTGATGTTCCGGGCGAAAAGATGAATACGCTGAAAGCCTCTTTCGGCCCGGAAGTGCATAACATCATCAAGCAAATTCGCGATAACTCCGTGCTGCAAGGGGTGATATTTATCTCTGGCAAACCGGACAACTTCATTGCGGGTGCCGATATCAACATGATCGCTAACTGCCAGACGGCACTTGAGGCGCAAACTCTTGCGCACCAGGGCCAGCAAATCATGGCAGAAATTGCAGCTTTACCCATTCCGGTGGTGGCGGCAATTCACGGAGCATGTCTTGGTGGTGGGTTGGAATTGGCGCTGGCATGCCATGCGCGTGTTTGTACCGATGATGAAAAAACCAAACTCGGCTTGCCTGAAGTGCAACTGGGTTTGCTGCCGGGATCGGGTGGGACACAACGTTTGCCACGTTTGATTGGGGTCAGCAATGCGCTGGATATGATCCTGACGGGAAAACAGTTACGTCCGCGCCAGGCATTAAAACTTGGGCTGGTAGATGAAGTGGTGCCGCATTCGATCTTGTTGGCAGCAGCCATAGAGCTGGTGGCAAAAGGCCGCCAGCCATCCCGAATACTGCCGGTTCGGGAACGCATTCTGGCGGGGCCGCTAGGACGTTCTTTACTGTTTAGCATTGTAAGTAAGAAAACCGAGCAAAAAACGCGCGGTAATTATCCTGCCACGCAGCGCATTATCGATGTGATGAAAGTGGGTCTGGGACAGGGGAGTTTTAGCGGTTACGAATCAGAGGCGAAAGCCTTTGGTGAACTGGCGATGACTCCACAATCCGCCGCTTTGCGGGGGTTATTCTTTGCCAGTACTGAGCTTAAAAAAGAACATGGTGCGGATGCACAACCGCGTCCAATAAACGCAGTGGGTGTGCTGGGTGGCGGGTTGATGGGCGGAGGTATTGCGTTTGTCACGGCGACCAAAGGCAAATTACCCGTGCGAATCAAAGATATTAACAACGACGGCATTAACCATGCGTTGAAATACAGCTGGGACTTGCTGGATAAAAAAGTGCGCCGCCGCCATATGAAAGCGGGCGAACGCCAGCGTGAAATGGCGCGTATCTCCGGTGGTACGGATTACCGCGGTTTCCATCATCGTGACATCGTCGTGGAAGCAGTTTTTGAAGATCTCGCACTCAAGCAAAAGATGGTCGCGGAAATTGAACAACATGCGGCACCTCATACCATTTTTGCGTCGAACACGTCTTCGTTGCCTATTGCTGATATTGCGGCAAACGCCGTAAGACCTGAGCAGGTTATCGGTCTGCATTACTTCAGCCCGGTCGATAAAATGCCGTTAGTAGAGGTTATCCCGCATGCCGGAACCAGTGCGGAAACCATTTCCACAACGGTCGCTCTGGCTAAAAAACAGGGCAAAACACCGATTGTGGTGGGCGATAGCGCGGGCTTTTACGTCAACCGAATTCTGGCGCCTTATGTTAACGAAGCGATGCGTTGCCTGGTAGAAGGGGAACCTGTCGATAAAATTGATAATGCGCTGGTGGCGTTTGGTTTTCCGGTCGGCCCAATCCAACTTTTGGATGAGGTGGGAATCGATGTGGGGACTAAAATTAGTCCTATACTTCAGCGTGCTTACGGCGATCGTTTTGCCGCACCGCAAAGTATTGCAGCAATATTGAACGACGATCGCAAAGGTAGAAAAAATGGGCGGGGTTTCTATCTTTATCCTGGGAAAGGGAGTAGAAGCAAAAAGCAGGTTGATCCTGCAATCTATTCGCTGCTGGGCGTTTCGCCGAAAGGGCAGCTTACTGAAAAAGAGATAGCTCAACGCTGTGTGATGATGATGCTTAATGAGGCAGCTCGCTGTCTGGATGAGGGCGTTGTTCGCAGCGCTCGCGATGGTGACATCGGCGGCGTATTCGGTATTGGTTTCCCACCATTCCTCGGTGGCCCGTTCCGCTATATGGATTCACAGGGGGCGGGTGAAGTCGTCGCGCAATTGCAACGCCTGGCAAGTCGGTATGGGGAGCGTTTTGCTCCTTGTGACAGGCTTTTACAAATGGTGGAAGAACAACGAAATTTTTGGGGAAACTGA
- a CDS encoding YfcL family protein, which yields MIAEFETRILALIDEMVETASDDELFASGYLRGHLTLAVADLEHGEDHSPDALHTAVSNSLEKAIQAGELSPRDQSLVLGMWDNLYQKAQF from the coding sequence ATGATCGCGGAATTTGAGACACGCATTCTGGCGCTAATTGATGAGATGGTTGAGACAGCCAGTGATGACGAACTGTTTGCCAGCGGTTATCTGCGTGGCCACCTGACTCTGGCGGTAGCGGACCTGGAACACGGTGAAGACCACAGCCCGGATGCGCTTCACACAGCGGTGTCAAATAGCCTGGAGAAAGCTATTCAAGCGGGTGAGCTTTCGCCGCGTGACCAGTCTTTAGTGCTGGGGATGTGGGATAATTTGTACCAGAAAGCGCAGTTTTAG
- the sixA gene encoding phosphohistidine phosphatase SixA encodes MQVFIMRHGDAALDAASDSVRPLTQCGCDESRVMATWLKGQVADIERVLVSPYLRAEQTLDVVREALILPGKEDILPELTPCGDVGLVGDYLQALANEGVESALVISHLPLVGYLVSELCPQETPPMFSTSAIANVTLDPETGKGVFNWQMSPCNLKIAKAI; translated from the coding sequence ATGCAAGTTTTTATCATGCGTCACGGCGACGCAGCACTCGATGCCGCCAGCGACTCGGTACGTCCACTCACCCAGTGTGGTTGTGATGAATCCCGAGTAATGGCGACTTGGTTGAAAGGTCAAGTAGCGGATATCGAACGTGTTCTGGTGAGCCCTTACCTGCGAGCCGAACAAACCCTGGATGTTGTGCGGGAAGCACTGATTCTTCCAGGTAAAGAAGACATTCTGCCGGAATTGACGCCGTGCGGCGATGTGGGACTGGTGGGTGATTACCTGCAAGCCCTGGCAAATGAAGGCGTTGAGTCGGCATTGGTGATTTCCCACTTGCCGTTGGTCGGTTACCTGGTGTCTGAGCTCTGTCCACAAGAGACACCTCCGATGTTCAGTACCTCAGCTATTGCCAATGTCACACTTGATCCCGAAACCGGGAAAGGTGTGTTCAACTGGCAGATGAGTCCGTGCAATTTGAAGATAGCTAAAGCTATCTGA
- the prmB gene encoding 50S ribosomal protein L3 N(5)-glutamine methyltransferase: MDKIFADEAVNELHTIQDMLRWAVSRFSAANIWYGHGTDNPWDEAVQLVLPSLYLPLDIPEDMRTARLTPSERHRIVERVIRRVNERIPVAYLTNKAWFCGHEFYVDERVLVPRSPIGELITNRFAGLFDQEPLHILDMCTGSGCIAIACAYEFQNAEVDAVDISLDALAVAEQNIAEHGLENQVTPIRSDLFRDLPKVQYDIIVTNPPYVDAEDMSDLPGEFRFEPELGLAAGSDGLKLARRILACAPDYLADGGVLICEVGNSMVHLMDQYPDVPFTWLEFDNGGDGVFMLTKAQLIDAREHFSIYKD; the protein is encoded by the coding sequence GTGGATAAAATTTTCGCCGATGAGGCAGTGAATGAACTGCACACCATTCAGGATATGCTGCGCTGGGCAGTAAGTCGTTTTAGCGCCGCCAACATCTGGTATGGACACGGCACCGATAATCCGTGGGACGAAGCCGTTCAGTTAGTGCTGCCAAGCCTCTATCTGCCGCTGGATATTCCTGAAGATATGCGTACGGCACGCCTGACGCCAAGCGAACGTCATCGTATCGTTGAACGCGTCATTCGCCGTGTAAATGAGCGTATCCCGGTAGCTTATCTCACCAACAAAGCCTGGTTCTGCGGTCACGAATTTTATGTCGATGAACGTGTGCTGGTGCCGCGTTCCCCGATTGGTGAGCTTATCACTAACCGCTTTGCGGGCCTGTTCGATCAGGAACCGCTGCATATTCTTGATATGTGTACCGGCAGCGGCTGTATTGCCATCGCTTGCGCTTACGAATTCCAGAATGCAGAAGTCGATGCGGTCGATATTTCTCTTGATGCATTGGCTGTTGCCGAGCAAAACATTGCTGAGCACGGTCTGGAAAATCAAGTAACCCCAATTCGTTCCGACCTGTTCCGCGACCTGCCAAAAGTTCAGTACGACATTATCGTGACCAATCCGCCGTATGTGGATGCAGAAGATATGTCTGATCTGCCAGGTGAATTCCGCTTCGAGCCTGAGTTGGGTCTGGCTGCGGGTAGCGATGGTCTGAAACTGGCGCGTCGTATTCTGGCATGTGCTCCAGACTACCTCGCTGATGGTGGCGTCCTGATTTGTGAAGTCGGGAATAGCATGGTACATCTGATGGATCAGTACCCGGATGTGCCGTTCACCTGGCTTGAGTTCGACAACGGCGGCGACGGCGTATTTATGCTGACCAAAGCGCAGTTGATCGACGCGCGTGAACACTTCAGCATCTATAAAGATTGA
- the aroC gene encoding chorismate synthase produces the protein MAGNSIGQVFRVTTFGESHGVALGCIVDGVPPGIPLTEADLQHDLDRRRPGTSRYTTQRREPDQVKILSGVFEGVTTGTSIGLLIENTDQRSQDYSAIKDVFRPGHADYTYEQKYGLRDYRGGGRSSARETAMRVAAGAIAKKYLAHKYGIIIRGCLTQMGDVPLEIKDWELVEQNPFFCPDPDKIEILDELMRALKKDGDSIGAKVTVVADNVPPGLGEPVFDRLDADIAHALMSINAVKGVEIGDGFGVVNLRGSQNRDEITKEGFQSNHAGGILGGISSGQQIVANMALKPTSSIMVPGRTINREGEEVEMVTRGRHDPCVGIRAVPIAEAMLAIVLMDHMLRQRAQNADVTFPLPRW, from the coding sequence ATGGCAGGCAACTCTATTGGACAAGTATTTCGCGTAACGACATTTGGTGAATCTCACGGTGTGGCGTTGGGTTGTATCGTGGATGGTGTGCCGCCAGGCATTCCGCTGACCGAAGCCGATTTACAACACGATCTCGACCGCCGCCGTCCAGGCACTTCCCGCTATACCACGCAACGTCGTGAACCTGATCAGGTGAAGATCCTTTCCGGTGTATTCGAAGGGGTGACCACGGGTACGAGCATCGGTTTGCTGATTGAAAACACCGATCAGCGCTCGCAGGACTACAGTGCGATTAAAGATGTGTTCCGTCCTGGGCACGCTGATTACACCTACGAACAAAAATATGGCCTGCGCGATTACCGTGGCGGTGGCCGCTCTTCCGCGCGTGAAACCGCAATGCGTGTGGCCGCTGGGGCTATCGCTAAAAAATATCTGGCGCATAAATACGGCATTATTATTCGTGGCTGTCTGACGCAGATGGGCGATGTGCCGCTGGAAATTAAAGACTGGGAACTCGTTGAGCAGAACCCATTCTTCTGTCCCGATCCCGATAAAATCGAAATTCTTGACGAACTGATGCGCGCGCTCAAAAAAGACGGCGATTCTATCGGTGCAAAAGTCACAGTGGTAGCAGATAATGTGCCGCCAGGTCTTGGCGAGCCCGTTTTCGACCGCCTGGATGCCGATATTGCCCATGCGTTGATGAGTATCAACGCGGTGAAAGGCGTGGAAATCGGCGATGGTTTTGGCGTAGTTAACCTGCGTGGCAGCCAGAACCGCGATGAAATTACCAAAGAAGGCTTCCAGAGCAATCACGCTGGCGGCATTCTGGGTGGCATCAGCAGTGGTCAGCAAATTGTCGCGAATATGGCGCTGAAGCCAACGTCCAGCATCATGGTTCCGGGCCGCACCATCAATCGGGAAGGCGAAGAAGTGGAGATGGTAACGCGTGGCCGCCACGATCCTTGTGTGGGTATTCGTGCCGTGCCGATTGCCGAAGCGATGCTGGCGATTGTTTTGATGGACCATATGCTGCGTCAGCGTGCTCAAAATGCTGATGTTACTTTCCCTTTACCGCGCTGGTAA
- a CDS encoding elongation factor P hydroxylase yields the protein MTEHHYQELIDIFDNCFKDEFNTRLIKGDDEPIYLPADEEIPYHRVVFAHGYYASGMHEISHWLIAGKARREQVDFGYWYCPDGRDAETQSQFEDVEVKPQAQEWLLCMTANFPFNVSCDNLSGDVDPDRIAFQRRVHAQVMIYLQEGIPARTAKLIEALRAFYKTPPLAAEQFPWPEDLN from the coding sequence ATGACAGAACACCATTATCAGGAACTTATCGACATTTTCGATAACTGCTTTAAAGACGAATTTAATACACGTCTGATTAAAGGCGACGACGAACCGATCTATCTTCCAGCAGATGAGGAAATACCTTATCACCGCGTGGTGTTCGCTCATGGCTATTACGCCAGCGGAATGCATGAGATTTCTCACTGGCTCATCGCGGGTAAAGCTCGCCGTGAACAGGTGGATTTTGGTTATTGGTATTGCCCGGACGGGCGTGATGCCGAAACACAGAGTCAGTTCGAAGATGTGGAAGTTAAACCGCAGGCGCAGGAATGGTTACTGTGCATGACGGCAAATTTCCCGTTCAATGTGAGTTGCGACAACCTGAGCGGGGATGTTGACCCGGACAGGATTGCATTCCAACGCCGGGTTCATGCTCAGGTAATGATTTACCTGCAAGAGGGCATCCCAGCGCGCACGGCAAAATTGATTGAAGCGTTGCGAGCGTTTTATAAAACGCCGCCGCTGGCAGCGGAGCAGTTTCCGTGGCCGGAAGATTTAAACTAA
- the mepA gene encoding penicillin-insensitive murein endopeptidase, with protein sequence MKKTLVGLLALLVSAATFAATPWQKISHPIAGSPQSIGAFSNGCIVGAHELPLNDPRYQVMRQDQRRYFGHPDLVSFIQRLSNQTTQLGLGTVLIGDMGMAAGGRFNSGHASHQSGLDVDIFLQLPKARWTSAQLLKPQALDLVGSDNQHVVPSLWQPEISSLIKLAAKDNDVTRIFVNPAIKQQLCLDAGADRDWLRKVRPWFAHRAHMHVRLRCPADSLECEDQPLPPPGDGCGAELQSWFAPPAPGSTPSKKKTPPPIPASCQALLDEHVL encoded by the coding sequence ATGAAAAAAACGCTCGTGGGGCTGCTGGCATTACTGGTCAGCGCCGCTACTTTTGCTGCGACACCGTGGCAGAAAATTAGTCATCCGATTGCGGGTAGCCCGCAATCTATCGGTGCTTTTTCTAACGGTTGTATCGTTGGAGCCCACGAGTTACCGCTCAATGATCCCCGTTACCAGGTGATGAGACAGGACCAACGTCGCTATTTCGGGCATCCTGATTTAGTGTCGTTTATTCAGCGCCTCAGCAATCAGACGACACAACTTGGTTTGGGTACCGTGCTGATTGGTGATATGGGCATGGCGGCGGGTGGGCGTTTTAACAGCGGTCATGCCAGCCACCAAAGCGGGCTGGACGTGGACATCTTCTTGCAGCTTCCTAAAGCGCGCTGGACCTCAGCTCAGCTCCTTAAACCACAAGCACTGGATTTAGTCGGCAGTGACAATCAGCATGTGGTGCCGAGTTTGTGGCAGCCTGAAATCAGCAGTCTGATTAAACTTGCTGCGAAAGATAATGATGTGACGCGCATCTTCGTCAACCCGGCGATTAAACAACAACTGTGTCTGGATGCCGGGGCAGATCGTGACTGGCTGCGTAAAGTCCGCCCGTGGTTTGCGCATCGTGCACATATGCATGTCCGCCTGCGTTGCCCGGCAGATAGCCTTGAGTGTGAAGATCAACCGCTACCGCCGCCTGGCGACGGTTGTGGTGCAGAACTACAAAGTTGGTTTGCACCACCAGCACCGGGCAGCACGCCATCGAAGAAAAAAACACCTCCCCCAATACCGGCCTCTTGTCAGGCTTTACTTGATGAGCATGTTCTCTAA
- a CDS encoding sulfite exporter TauE/SafE family protein, translating to MEWFMVSPLMLVVLFFVALLAGFIDALAGGGGLLTIPALLATGMSPAQALATNKLQACGGSVSASIYFVRQKVVNLKDQKLNILMTFIGSTSGALLVQHVQSDVLRQILPVLVIGIGLYFLLMPKLGEEDRQRRLYGLPFALVAGGCVGFYDGFFGPGAGSFYALAFVTLCGFNLAKSTAHAKVLNATSNLGGLLLFIIGGKVIWGTGFVMMIGQFLGARMGSRLVLSKGQKLIRPMIVIVSAVMSAKLLFDSHGTEILQWLGVA from the coding sequence ATGGAATGGTTTATGGTTTCCCCACTGATGCTGGTGGTGCTGTTTTTTGTTGCACTACTGGCGGGGTTCATTGATGCACTGGCGGGTGGGGGTGGTTTGCTAACTATCCCAGCGTTATTGGCAACAGGGATGTCACCCGCTCAGGCGTTGGCAACCAATAAGCTCCAGGCGTGCGGTGGTTCGGTTTCAGCGTCTATCTACTTTGTTCGTCAAAAAGTGGTGAATTTGAAGGATCAGAAACTCAATATTCTGATGACCTTCATCGGTTCAACCAGTGGGGCATTACTGGTTCAGCATGTGCAGTCCGATGTGCTACGGCAAATCCTGCCCGTGTTGGTTATCGGTATCGGCCTCTATTTTTTGCTGATGCCAAAACTCGGAGAAGAGGACAGACAGCGCCGTTTATATGGCCTGCCATTTGCGTTGGTCGCGGGTGGTTGCGTCGGTTTTTACGACGGTTTCTTCGGCCCTGGTGCGGGTTCGTTCTATGCGCTGGCATTTGTCACGCTCTGCGGTTTTAATCTTGCCAAATCTACCGCTCACGCCAAAGTGTTAAACGCGACGTCCAATTTGGGTGGTCTGCTGTTGTTTATCATCGGTGGGAAAGTGATTTGGGGAACCGGCTTCGTGATGATGATCGGGCAGTTTTTAGGGGCGCGTATGGGATCGCGTCTGGTACTGAGTAAAGGGCAAAAACTGATCCGTCCGATGATTGTTATTGTCTCGGCGGTGATGAGTGCCAAACTCTTATTTGATAGCCATGGAACGGAGATCCTCCAGTGGTTGGGGGTAGCTTAA
- the mnmC gene encoding bifunctional tRNA (5-methylaminomethyl-2-thiouridine)(34)-methyltransferase MnmD/FAD-dependent 5-carboxymethylaminomethyl-2-thiouridine(34) oxidoreductase MnmC, translating into MKHAPIQPANLGFNEEGTPVSREFDDVYFSNDNGLEETRYVFLGGNRLLERFSTHDRSLFIVGESGFGTGLNFLTLWEAFADFVLKEPDAPLQRLHFISFEKFPLTADDLRAAHAHWPELAPFAEQLQQQWPLPIAGCHRLLLDEGRITLDLWFGDINELIPQLDDTLNHQVDAWFLDGFAPSKNPDMWTPQLFNAMAKLARTGGTLATFTSAGFVRRGLIDAGFTMTKSKGFGRKREMLTGILENALETAARTPWYARPAAQSKEVAIIGGGVASALLSLALLRRGWQVTLYCEDEAPALGASGNRQGALYPLLNTHDASLATFFSAAFTFARRLYDSLPVEFDHDWCGVTQLGWDEKSQHKIEQMLSLELPDALAHAVDAQSVAQQCGVGIGYSGVTYPLGGWLCPAQLTAGVLSLAEKMGLKTHYQHRVENLTLTADTWQLSFTEHAPQQHAAVVLANGYKINKFSQTEKMPISAVGGQVSHIPTTPTLSALRQVLCYDGYLTPQNPKNQQHCIGASYHRGVEDMRYNDEDQQHNRQRLINCLPEGQWPQEVDVSAGEARCGVRCASRDHMPMIGSIPDYNATLEAYATLVESRENAITAPVYPNLFMLAALGSRGLCSAPLAAEILAAQMSDEPVPMDSETLAALNPNRFWVRKLLKGREVK; encoded by the coding sequence GTGAAACACGCCCCAATACAACCAGCCAATCTGGGCTTTAACGAAGAAGGTACACCTGTATCCCGAGAGTTCGACGATGTGTACTTCTCTAATGATAATGGACTGGAGGAAACTCGTTATGTCTTTCTCGGTGGAAACCGCCTGTTAGAACGATTTTCCACTCACGATCGCTCGCTGTTTATCGTTGGAGAAAGCGGTTTTGGTACGGGACTTAACTTCCTGACGTTATGGGAAGCTTTTGCTGATTTCGTCCTAAAAGAGCCAGATGCCCCCCTCCAGCGCCTGCACTTTATTAGTTTTGAAAAATTCCCGCTTACGGCGGATGATTTACGTGCCGCCCATGCCCATTGGCCTGAACTGGCACCATTTGCTGAGCAATTACAGCAACAATGGCCATTGCCGATAGCCGGTTGTCATCGTCTTTTGCTGGATGAAGGGCGCATTACATTAGACCTGTGGTTTGGGGATATTAACGAACTCATCCCCCAATTAGATGACACATTAAATCATCAGGTTGATGCCTGGTTCCTCGATGGCTTCGCCCCCTCGAAAAACCCAGATATGTGGACGCCGCAGCTATTTAACGCGATGGCAAAACTGGCTCGTACTGGCGGCACGCTGGCTACATTTACCTCCGCTGGATTTGTCCGTCGGGGTCTTATTGACGCCGGTTTCACGATGACTAAAAGCAAAGGCTTTGGTCGCAAGCGGGAAATGCTCACAGGTATTTTAGAAAATGCGCTGGAAACCGCTGCACGCACGCCGTGGTACGCCCGCCCTGCCGCGCAAAGTAAAGAGGTCGCCATCATTGGCGGAGGCGTTGCCAGCGCCCTGCTCTCTCTGGCGTTACTGCGCCGTGGATGGCAAGTCACCTTGTACTGCGAGGATGAAGCCCCGGCACTGGGTGCCTCCGGTAATCGTCAGGGCGCGCTTTATCCATTGCTGAATACACACGACGCCTCGCTGGCAACCTTTTTCAGTGCCGCTTTTACCTTTGCGCGTCGTTTGTATGACTCACTGCCCGTCGAATTTGACCATGACTGGTGTGGCGTCACGCAATTAGGTTGGGATGAAAAAAGTCAGCATAAAATTGAGCAAATGCTGAGTCTCGAATTACCGGATGCGCTTGCACACGCAGTCGATGCACAAAGCGTGGCTCAACAATGTGGTGTGGGAATCGGTTATAGCGGCGTAACTTACCCGCTCGGTGGCTGGTTATGCCCGGCTCAACTCACCGCAGGCGTGCTGTCACTCGCAGAAAAGATGGGGCTAAAAACGCATTACCAGCACCGCGTGGAAAACCTGACACTGACTGCGGATACATGGCAGTTGTCGTTTACAGAACACGCACCGCAGCAACATGCAGCAGTCGTGTTAGCCAACGGCTACAAAATCAATAAGTTCTCGCAAACCGAGAAAATGCCGATTTCTGCTGTAGGCGGCCAGGTCAGCCATATTCCGACGACGCCAACGCTCTCGGCATTACGCCAGGTATTGTGTTACGACGGCTATCTGACGCCACAAAATCCGAAGAATCAGCAGCATTGCATCGGTGCAAGCTATCATCGTGGCGTGGAAGATATGCGCTATAACGATGAAGATCAGCAACATAACCGTCAGCGTTTAATTAACTGCCTACCGGAAGGGCAATGGCCGCAAGAAGTGGATGTTTCCGCCGGAGAAGCACGTTGCGGTGTACGCTGTGCATCACGCGATCATATGCCAATGATTGGCTCCATTCCTGACTACAACGCCACACTTGAAGCGTATGCAACGCTTGTTGAAAGCCGTGAAAATGCCATAACTGCGCCGGTTTATCCGAATTTGTTTATGCTGGCGGCACTCGGTTCGAGGGGGCTTTGCAGCGCGCCACTGGCAGCAGAGATTCTGGCAGCACAAATGAGCGATGAGCCTGTCCCAATGGATAGCGAAACACTAGCGGCGTTAAATCCCAATCGATTTTGGGTGCGGAAGTTACTGAAGGGAAGAGAAGTGAAATAA